Proteins encoded within one genomic window of Nonomuraea gerenzanensis:
- a CDS encoding SDR family oxidoreductase — translation MRILVTGATGTLGGALVPALLKAGHEVRALSRTKRDGRGNVEWVWGDLISGSGVREAVAGVDAIAHLATSGRRGRGAVDIPGTRTLMILARAAGVPHVLFTSMVGADRAAYGHLRHKRQAERLVEESGLGWTILRTTPFHQWLHQRLRDFASLPALPVDRSLPWQPVHTGEVATRAAALLSAGPANREIEYGGPQVLDTEDLVRTWLRAQGLRRPCLPVRYPGRLFAAQRTGLLTTDAAPLGEITWHDYLVPPAPILSDDFASEHTASPTSPATQPEQDPDLRVYGGDEGYERPTRS, via the coding sequence ATGCGCATTCTGGTCACGGGAGCCACCGGCACGCTGGGCGGAGCACTGGTGCCCGCGTTGCTGAAGGCCGGTCACGAGGTGCGGGCGCTGAGCCGTACCAAGAGGGACGGCCGCGGCAACGTCGAGTGGGTCTGGGGCGACCTCATCTCCGGCAGCGGCGTCAGGGAGGCCGTGGCCGGCGTGGACGCGATCGCGCACCTGGCGACCAGCGGCCGCAGGGGGCGCGGCGCGGTGGACATCCCGGGCACCAGGACGCTGATGATCCTCGCGCGCGCGGCCGGGGTGCCGCACGTGCTGTTCACCTCGATGGTCGGCGCCGACCGCGCCGCCTACGGCCACCTGCGCCACAAGCGGCAGGCCGAGCGGCTGGTCGAGGAGAGCGGGCTGGGCTGGACGATCCTGCGGACCACGCCGTTCCACCAGTGGCTGCACCAGCGACTGCGGGACTTCGCGTCGCTGCCCGCGCTACCGGTGGACCGGTCGCTGCCCTGGCAGCCGGTGCACACGGGCGAGGTCGCCACGCGCGCGGCCGCCCTGCTCAGCGCGGGGCCGGCGAACAGGGAGATCGAGTACGGCGGGCCCCAGGTCCTGGACACCGAGGACCTGGTCAGAACCTGGCTGCGGGCCCAGGGCCTGCGCCGCCCCTGCCTGCCCGTACGGTATCCGGGCCGCCTGTTCGCGGCCCAGCGCACGGGCCTGCTCACCACCGACGCGGCGCCGCTGGGCGAGATCACCTGGCACGACTACCTCGTGCCGCCGGCCCCGATCCTGTCGGACGACTTCGCCTCCGAGCACACCGCCTCGCCCACGAGCCCGGCCACGCAGCCGGAGCAGGACCCTGACCTGCGCGTATACGGCGGCGACGAGGGCTACGAACGCCCGACACGAAGCTAG
- a CDS encoding NAD(P)/FAD-dependent oxidoreductase — MRGIPLTKDFANGGVSFWYRQIGLPARRPALPGPRDYDVAIVGGGYTGLWTAYYLKQADPGLRIAILEKEFAGFGASGRNGGWLSAEFAGSRKRHAKARGRQAMIELQRAMFRSVDEVIEVARAEGIDADVHKGGLIHVATNPAQRRRLRAGVADLRAWGYGEDDVRLLGRDEQRERVQVGGALEASYSPHCARIQPAKLAVGLAAAVERLGVDLFEDTTVTEIRPRQHGLASAVTTRGVVCAEYVIRATEGFTASLAGQHRQWLPMNSSMIVTEPLPADVWKHIGWQGNELLEDEAHAYVYAQRTADDRIAIGGRGVPYRFGSRVDRRGATQAQTVALLWRMLVKLFPAAADVGVQHAWCGVLGVPRDWCSTVHLDHASGLGWAGGYVGSGVTTTNLAGRTLRDLVLRRDTPLTELPWVGRQVRQWEPEPLRWAGVQLIYALFRAADRHENERIATTSAYARLANLISGR, encoded by the coding sequence ATGAGAGGCATCCCGCTGACCAAGGACTTCGCCAACGGCGGAGTCTCCTTCTGGTACCGGCAGATCGGCCTGCCCGCCCGGCGGCCGGCGCTGCCGGGGCCCCGCGACTACGACGTCGCCATCGTCGGCGGCGGCTACACCGGCCTGTGGACCGCGTACTACCTGAAGCAGGCCGACCCCGGCCTGCGGATCGCGATCCTGGAGAAGGAGTTCGCCGGGTTCGGCGCGTCGGGGCGCAACGGCGGGTGGCTCTCCGCCGAGTTCGCCGGCTCGCGCAAGCGGCACGCCAAGGCACGCGGGCGGCAGGCGATGATCGAGCTGCAGCGGGCGATGTTCCGGTCGGTGGACGAGGTCATCGAGGTGGCCAGGGCCGAGGGCATCGACGCCGACGTGCACAAGGGCGGCCTCATCCACGTCGCCACCAACCCGGCCCAGCGCCGCCGCCTGCGGGCCGGCGTCGCCGACCTGCGGGCCTGGGGGTACGGCGAGGACGACGTGCGGCTGCTCGGCCGCGACGAGCAGCGCGAGCGCGTGCAGGTCGGGGGCGCGCTGGAGGCGTCGTACTCGCCGCACTGCGCCCGCATCCAGCCCGCCAAGCTGGCCGTCGGGCTGGCCGCCGCGGTGGAACGGCTGGGCGTGGACCTCTTCGAGGACACGACGGTCACCGAGATCCGGCCCCGTCAGCACGGCCTGGCCTCGGCGGTCACCACGCGCGGCGTCGTCTGCGCCGAGTACGTCATCCGCGCCACCGAGGGCTTCACCGCCAGCCTGGCCGGCCAGCACCGCCAGTGGCTGCCGATGAACAGCTCCATGATCGTCACCGAGCCGCTGCCCGCCGACGTGTGGAAGCACATCGGCTGGCAGGGCAACGAACTGCTGGAGGACGAGGCCCACGCCTACGTCTACGCCCAGCGCACCGCCGACGACCGCATCGCGATCGGCGGGCGCGGCGTGCCCTACCGCTTCGGCTCCCGCGTCGACCGGCGCGGCGCCACCCAGGCGCAGACGGTCGCCCTGCTGTGGCGCATGCTCGTCAAGCTCTTCCCGGCCGCCGCCGACGTCGGCGTCCAGCACGCGTGGTGCGGGGTGCTGGGGGTGCCGCGCGACTGGTGCTCGACGGTGCACCTGGACCACGCCAGCGGCCTCGGCTGGGCCGGCGGCTACGTCGGCAGCGGCGTCACCACCACCAACCTGGCCGGCCGCACGCTGCGTGACCTGGTGCTGCGGCGCGACACCCCCTTGACGGAGCTGCCGTGGGTGGGGCGGCAGGTGCGGCAGTGGGAGCCGGAGCCGCTGCGGTGGGCGGGGGTGCAGCTCATCTACGCGTTGTTCCGCGCCGCCGACCGGCACGAGAACGAGCGCATCGCCACGACCTCGGCGTACGCGCGGCTGGCGAACCTGATCTCAGGCCGCTGA
- the ligD gene encoding non-homologous end-joining DNA ligase: MPDIEVAGREVRITSPDKVVFPQTGHTKLDLIRFYQAVGEAALRGVHGRPMVLKRFVHGIEQEAFFQKRAPAKRPDWIEVAELKYRSGLSAEEVVCTDLAQLLWVVNLGCVDLNPHPVRSDDLSRPDELRIDLDPVPGVEWADVLRTAQVAREVLADHGLVAWPKTSGSRGFHVYARIERRWPFAKVRKAAETVAREVERRAPDLATSRWWKEERHGVFVDFNQNAYDRTVASAYSVRAVADARVSTPLTWDEVPGCRPEEFTVDTVPRRLAERGDPWEDMDLHPGSLDGLLELAEELGPAPKPPKGSGRRQQTMPVIEIAKAEHKDEAMAGLERWKARHPEVAARLEPADVLVDGMRGRSSVWYRIRVNLQHVPEGERPPQEPLEVDYDPWGRGERP, encoded by the coding sequence ATGCCTGACATCGAGGTCGCCGGGCGCGAGGTCCGCATCACCAGCCCCGACAAGGTGGTCTTCCCGCAGACCGGTCACACCAAGCTCGACCTGATCCGCTTCTACCAGGCCGTCGGCGAGGCGGCGCTGCGCGGCGTGCACGGGCGGCCGATGGTGCTCAAGCGGTTCGTGCACGGCATCGAGCAGGAGGCGTTCTTCCAGAAGCGGGCCCCGGCCAAGCGGCCCGACTGGATCGAGGTGGCCGAGCTGAAGTACCGCTCGGGGCTCAGCGCCGAGGAGGTCGTCTGCACCGATCTGGCGCAGCTCCTGTGGGTGGTCAACCTCGGCTGCGTCGATCTCAACCCGCATCCGGTGCGCTCCGACGACCTGTCCAGGCCCGACGAGCTGCGCATCGACCTCGACCCGGTGCCGGGCGTCGAGTGGGCCGACGTGCTGCGCACGGCGCAGGTGGCCAGGGAGGTGCTGGCCGATCACGGCCTGGTGGCCTGGCCCAAGACGTCCGGCTCGCGCGGCTTCCACGTCTACGCCCGCATCGAGCGCCGCTGGCCGTTCGCCAAGGTCCGCAAGGCGGCCGAGACGGTGGCGCGCGAGGTGGAGCGGCGCGCCCCCGACCTGGCCACCAGCCGCTGGTGGAAGGAGGAGCGGCACGGCGTGTTCGTCGACTTCAACCAGAACGCCTACGACCGCACGGTGGCCTCCGCCTACTCCGTCCGCGCGGTGGCCGACGCCCGCGTGTCCACCCCGCTGACCTGGGACGAGGTGCCGGGCTGCCGCCCGGAGGAGTTCACCGTCGACACCGTGCCGCGGCGGCTGGCCGAGCGCGGCGACCCGTGGGAGGACATGGACCTGCACCCGGGCTCCCTCGACGGGCTGCTGGAGCTGGCCGAGGAGCTCGGGCCCGCGCCCAAGCCGCCGAAGGGCAGCGGGCGCAGGCAGCAGACGATGCCGGTGATCGAGATCGCCAAGGCCGAGCACAAGGACGAGGCGATGGCGGGGCTCGAGCGGTGGAAGGCCCGCCATCCCGAGGTGGCGGCGCGGCTGGAGCCCGCCGACGTGCTGGTGGACGGGATGCGGGGGCGTAGCAGCGTGTGGTATCGCATCCGGGTCAACCTGCAGCACGTTCCCGAGGGGGAGCGGCCGCCGCAGGAGCCGCTGGAGGTCGACTACGACCCGTGGGGGCGCGGCGAACGCCCGTGA
- a CDS encoding crotonase/enoyl-CoA hydratase family protein: MTVRVERQGPVTTVVISRPEARNAVDRKTADALTEAFRDFECSDAAVAVLWGEGGTFCAGADLKTLDNHVGEEGDGPMGPTRLRLAKPVIAAVSGHAVAGGLELALWCDLRVAERDAVFGVFCRRWGVPLIDGGTVRLPRLIGTSRAMDMILTGRPVEAPEAYEWGLANRLVPAGTARPHAESLARELAGFPQECLRGDRMSVLEQDGLEEGEAMLNELRHGLVSLPDASEGAARFAAGAGRHGSFGDG; the protein is encoded by the coding sequence ATGACCGTACGCGTGGAGCGCCAGGGCCCGGTCACCACCGTGGTGATCAGCAGGCCCGAGGCGCGCAACGCCGTCGATCGCAAGACCGCCGACGCGCTGACCGAGGCGTTTCGCGACTTCGAGTGCTCCGACGCCGCCGTGGCGGTGCTGTGGGGGGAGGGCGGCACGTTCTGCGCCGGCGCCGACCTCAAGACGCTCGACAACCACGTCGGCGAGGAGGGCGACGGGCCGATGGGGCCGACCCGGCTGCGCCTGGCCAAGCCGGTCATCGCCGCCGTGTCCGGGCACGCCGTGGCCGGCGGGCTGGAGCTGGCGCTCTGGTGCGACCTGCGGGTGGCCGAGCGGGACGCGGTGTTCGGGGTGTTCTGCCGGAGGTGGGGGGTGCCGCTCATCGACGGCGGCACCGTACGGCTGCCGCGGCTCATCGGCACGTCCAGGGCGATGGACATGATCCTCACCGGGCGGCCCGTGGAGGCGCCCGAGGCGTACGAGTGGGGGCTGGCCAACCGGCTCGTCCCCGCCGGCACCGCCAGGCCGCACGCGGAGTCGCTGGCCAGGGAGCTGGCCGGGTTCCCGCAGGAGTGCCTGCGCGGCGACCGGATGTCGGTGCTGGAGCAGGACGGGCTGGAGGAGGGCGAGGCGATGCTGAACGAGCTGCGCCACGGCCTCGTCTCGCTGCCCGACGCCTCGGAGGGCGCGGCCCGCTTCGCGGCGGGCGCGGGCCGCCACGGCTCCTTCGGCGACGGCTGA
- a CDS encoding DUF4132 domain-containing protein: MDAWGGLSEADEQEFARLDAAFEAGEELIDEWGAEFATWAHVRLCEAPADERRLALVEQAARGEQAWDRDSVTGLWQLAIGSAPQWGAAGADRFRVPLAATASLPYPERWQVLHRDLSWLRRYRVSTWELIGDQVAALLTEPETGDPAEAARNVLWEEDPFAARLLEAFAPRLGCPQVLPLLRHWATARDSRPGPRWQWDARELLTGQAVEVIPEVLRALAAHRETTIQRRHQAERVFVREHTATTLRGLIWTCELIKEPWVTPLLGDVAVTTGTGIGGSGANARSELLANAAIGVLARRGGVEVVPQLARVQAKVRKKTILAAVDRTLHEVAGRAGLSPEQLLDRTVPTFGLGRDGTRTERGLSLSLDGRISYEGRKTIPKTVDRELLAEFRATAKELQKAVPAERFRIERALATERIWRWRDVCEHFLDHPVTGALARDLIWEILQGPAGLPVQVDGAWELTDPAGRRIQPFPDTPVLLWHPIAHDAQEVRGWRDHLIADERRQPFKQAFREVYLLTPAEEVTRDHSRRFARHLLRYGQAKALLSGRGWTGMSLGHWDWECGSHQSQATKNLPGGLTAHWEFHLDEHSIERDGAGTVSICVSGELYFSTDGRRVRLAEVPPLTLSEVLRDADLTVGVASTGLDPEGHGAYWESCSFGDLSESAEMRRDALARLLPRLAIADRCTLDGRFLHVKGDLRTYKIHLGSGNILMEPNDAYLCIVRSGGGDQVFLPFEEDGGVLSLILSKAFLLAADTAITDPSIIRQIR; this comes from the coding sequence ATGGACGCGTGGGGTGGCCTCAGCGAGGCGGACGAGCAGGAGTTCGCGCGGCTCGACGCGGCCTTCGAGGCCGGTGAGGAGCTGATCGACGAGTGGGGGGCGGAGTTCGCGACGTGGGCGCACGTCAGGCTCTGCGAGGCTCCGGCCGACGAGCGGCGCCTGGCGCTGGTGGAGCAGGCGGCCCGGGGCGAGCAGGCGTGGGACAGGGACTCGGTCACCGGTCTGTGGCAGCTGGCGATCGGCTCGGCGCCCCAGTGGGGCGCAGCCGGGGCCGACCGGTTTCGCGTGCCGCTGGCCGCCACCGCCTCGCTGCCCTATCCGGAGCGGTGGCAGGTGCTGCATCGCGATCTGTCCTGGTTACGCCGCTACCGGGTGTCGACGTGGGAGCTCATCGGCGACCAGGTGGCGGCGCTGCTGACCGAGCCGGAGACCGGCGACCCGGCAGAGGCGGCCCGTAACGTGCTGTGGGAGGAGGACCCGTTCGCGGCCCGGCTGCTCGAAGCGTTCGCGCCGCGGCTGGGCTGCCCGCAGGTGCTGCCGCTGCTGCGGCATTGGGCCACCGCCCGCGACTCCAGGCCGGGCCCGCGCTGGCAGTGGGACGCCAGGGAGCTGCTGACCGGGCAGGCCGTCGAGGTGATCCCCGAGGTGTTGCGGGCGCTCGCCGCCCATCGCGAGACCACGATCCAGCGCCGGCACCAGGCGGAGCGGGTCTTCGTGCGCGAGCACACCGCCACGACGTTGCGCGGCCTGATCTGGACCTGCGAGCTGATCAAGGAGCCGTGGGTGACGCCGCTGCTCGGCGACGTGGCCGTGACGACGGGCACCGGCATCGGCGGCTCCGGCGCGAACGCGCGCAGCGAGCTGCTGGCCAACGCCGCGATCGGGGTGCTGGCCAGGCGCGGCGGCGTGGAGGTGGTCCCGCAGCTGGCCCGCGTGCAGGCGAAGGTGCGCAAGAAGACGATCCTGGCCGCGGTGGACCGCACGCTGCACGAGGTGGCTGGGCGGGCGGGGCTCTCCCCCGAGCAACTGCTGGACCGCACCGTGCCCACGTTCGGGCTCGGCCGCGACGGCACCCGTACCGAGCGGGGGCTGAGCCTGTCGCTGGACGGGCGGATCAGCTACGAGGGCCGCAAGACCATCCCCAAGACGGTGGACCGGGAGCTGCTGGCCGAGTTCAGGGCCACGGCCAAGGAGCTGCAGAAGGCGGTGCCGGCGGAGCGGTTCCGGATCGAGCGGGCGCTGGCCACCGAGCGGATCTGGCGGTGGCGGGACGTGTGCGAGCACTTCCTCGACCACCCGGTCACCGGCGCGCTGGCCCGCGACCTCATCTGGGAGATCCTCCAGGGCCCCGCCGGGCTGCCTGTCCAGGTGGACGGGGCCTGGGAGCTGACCGATCCGGCGGGCCGCCGCATCCAGCCGTTCCCCGACACGCCCGTCCTGCTGTGGCACCCCATCGCGCACGACGCGCAGGAGGTGCGCGGCTGGCGTGACCACCTCATCGCCGACGAGCGGCGCCAGCCGTTCAAGCAGGCCTTCCGCGAGGTCTACCTGCTCACCCCGGCCGAGGAGGTGACCCGCGACCACTCCCGCCGCTTCGCCCGCCACCTGCTGCGCTACGGCCAGGCCAAGGCGCTGCTGAGCGGGCGCGGCTGGACCGGCATGTCGCTGGGCCACTGGGACTGGGAGTGCGGCTCGCACCAGAGCCAGGCCACCAAGAACCTGCCCGGCGGCCTGACCGCGCACTGGGAGTTCCACCTCGACGAGCACTCCATCGAGCGTGACGGCGCCGGCACGGTCTCGATCTGCGTCAGCGGCGAGCTGTACTTCAGCACCGACGGCCGCCGGGTGCGGCTGGCCGAGGTGCCGCCGCTGACGCTGTCGGAGGTGCTGCGCGACGCCGATCTGACCGTCGGTGTCGCCTCCACCGGGCTGGACCCGGAGGGGCACGGCGCGTACTGGGAGTCCTGCAGCTTCGGCGACCTCAGCGAGTCGGCCGAGATGCGCCGCGACGCGCTGGCCCGGCTGCTGCCCCGGCTGGCCATCGCCGACCGGTGCACGCTGGACGGCCGGTTCCTGCACGTCAAGGGTGACCTGCGGACGTACAAGATCCACCTGGGCTCCGGCAACATTCTCATGGAGCCCAACGACGCCTACCTGTGCATCGTCCGGAGCGGTGGCGGCGACCAGGTGTTCCTGCCGTTCGAGGAGGACGGCGGCGTGTTGTCGCTCATCCTGTCGAAGGCGTTCCTGCTGGCCGCCGACACCGCGATCACCGATCCGTCGATCATCCGGCAGATTCGCTGA
- a CDS encoding acyl-CoA dehydrogenase family protein: MGRYLIEPFDRSDRYATERYQGAAGRNWWRCDPTLRLLMRRHLGDGFAWAQPHLDRLGELTGGLVAACAEETDRNPPRLEKYDKWGRDVSQVVMPPSFHTARQALMADNFTSPSFAGQARANGADPAALGAAWTYLLDQADIGMGCALGTGGDMVVSLAEKHAPADVRDRVREIFANGYYSGEAAQLFTERTGGSDLAALETEAVPAGDAWLLTGYKWFASNANGSAFVVLARLPEGAVAPFLVLWERRDGSRNGVRIRRLKDKLGTRSVASAEVELAGAEAFLLAGQGSGSGLGTMMKLTNASRLGVAMMGVGVARRALVEALCYARAREAFGRPLVEQPLMRRKLSELIVEVEAAQAMVFDGHVGPRLRLAPALIKLRAARLGVTAASDAVEVHGGNGYIEQWPVARLLRDAQVNPIWEGGDNILCLDVRRAMLKERAHLPFLDHVRALATSDLVQARVDDLTKAVEAWSALEPAAAEARLYPLAQFMADVYAAALLEDQATWGLDDERKALVARLYAEAHLADQGPLRGIDRPADDPFDELLAGAFSESAG; the protein is encoded by the coding sequence ATGGGCCGGTATCTCATCGAACCGTTCGACCGCAGCGACCGTTACGCCACCGAGCGCTACCAGGGCGCCGCGGGGCGCAACTGGTGGCGCTGCGACCCCACGCTCCGCCTGCTCATGCGGCGGCACCTGGGTGACGGCTTCGCCTGGGCGCAGCCGCACCTCGACCGGCTCGGCGAGCTGACGGGCGGTCTCGTCGCCGCATGCGCCGAGGAGACCGACCGCAACCCGCCGCGGCTGGAGAAGTACGACAAGTGGGGCAGAGACGTCAGCCAGGTCGTCATGCCGCCGTCCTTCCACACCGCCCGCCAGGCGCTGATGGCCGACAACTTCACCTCCCCGTCCTTCGCCGGGCAGGCCAGGGCGAACGGGGCCGATCCCGCCGCGCTGGGCGCCGCCTGGACGTACCTGCTCGACCAGGCCGACATCGGGATGGGCTGCGCGCTCGGCACAGGCGGGGACATGGTGGTCTCGCTTGCCGAGAAGCACGCGCCCGCGGACGTACGCGACCGGGTGCGGGAGATCTTCGCCAACGGCTACTACTCCGGCGAGGCCGCACAGCTTTTCACCGAACGGACCGGCGGCTCCGACCTGGCGGCGCTGGAGACCGAGGCGGTGCCCGCCGGCGACGCGTGGCTGCTGACCGGCTACAAGTGGTTCGCCTCCAACGCCAACGGCTCCGCCTTCGTCGTGCTGGCCAGGCTGCCCGAAGGCGCCGTGGCGCCGTTCCTGGTGTTGTGGGAGCGGCGCGACGGCAGCCGCAACGGGGTGCGCATCCGCAGGCTCAAGGACAAGCTCGGCACCAGGTCCGTCGCCTCCGCCGAGGTCGAGCTGGCGGGCGCGGAGGCGTTCCTGCTGGCCGGGCAGGGCTCCGGCTCGGGGCTCGGCACGATGATGAAGCTCACCAACGCCTCCCGCCTGGGCGTGGCCATGATGGGCGTCGGCGTGGCCAGGCGGGCACTGGTTGAGGCGCTCTGCTACGCCCGCGCCCGCGAGGCGTTCGGCCGGCCGCTCGTCGAGCAGCCGCTCATGCGGCGCAAGCTGAGCGAGCTGATCGTCGAGGTCGAGGCCGCGCAGGCGATGGTGTTCGACGGGCACGTCGGGCCCCGGCTGCGCCTGGCGCCCGCGCTGATCAAGCTGCGCGCCGCCCGCCTCGGCGTGACCGCCGCCTCCGACGCCGTCGAGGTGCACGGCGGCAACGGCTACATCGAGCAGTGGCCGGTGGCCCGCCTGCTGCGCGACGCGCAGGTCAACCCGATCTGGGAGGGCGGAGACAACATCCTCTGCCTGGACGTGCGCCGCGCCATGCTCAAGGAACGCGCCCACCTGCCCTTCCTCGACCACGTCCGCGCCCTGGCCACCTCCGACCTGGTCCAGGCCCGCGTCGACGACCTCACCAAGGCCGTCGAGGCGTGGTCCGCGCTGGAGCCCGCGGCGGCCGAGGCGCGGTTGTACCCGCTGGCGCAGTTCATGGCCGACGTCTACGCCGCCGCGCTTCTGGAGGACCAGGCCACCTGGGGGCTCGACGACGAGCGCAAGGCCCTCGTGGCCCGCCTGTACGCCGAGGCGCACCTGGCGGACCAGGGCCCGCTGCGCGGCATCGACCGCCCCGCCGACGACCCCTTCGACGAGCTGCTCGCGGGCGCCTTCAGCGAATCTGCCGGATGA
- a CDS encoding PaaX family transcriptional regulator C-terminal domain-containing protein — translation MEERNGLSARSAVLSALLGSHPPRLPARHLVRIGALFGIAEGTVRVALSRMVAAGDLLQSDGQYTLSQRLVERQARQDESRDPHTKAWDGTWEVAVVTAERRAPADRAALRHTMTALRLAELREGTWLRPANLVRAWPEIVTAQCTLIDGRPHGDPTPLLWDLDGWAAEARRLERALDGARGLAEGFLVSAAVLRHLLADPLLPTELLPDGWPGARLRARYDAFDRRYREVLQEHLRG, via the coding sequence ATGGAAGAGCGTAATGGCCTGAGTGCGCGTTCGGCGGTGCTGAGCGCGCTGCTGGGCAGCCACCCGCCCCGGCTGCCCGCCCGCCACCTGGTGCGCATCGGCGCGCTGTTCGGCATCGCGGAGGGCACGGTCAGGGTGGCGCTGTCGCGCATGGTGGCGGCCGGTGACCTGCTGCAGAGCGACGGGCAGTACACGCTGTCGCAGCGGCTGGTGGAGCGCCAGGCCAGGCAGGACGAGAGCCGCGACCCGCACACCAAGGCGTGGGACGGCACGTGGGAGGTGGCCGTGGTGACGGCCGAGCGGCGCGCGCCCGCCGACCGGGCCGCGCTGCGGCACACGATGACCGCGCTGCGCCTGGCCGAGCTGCGCGAGGGCACCTGGCTGCGCCCGGCGAACCTGGTGCGGGCCTGGCCGGAGATCGTCACCGCGCAGTGCACGCTCATCGACGGCCGCCCGCACGGCGACCCCACTCCCCTGCTGTGGGACCTGGACGGCTGGGCGGCCGAGGCGCGGCGCCTGGAGCGGGCGCTCGACGGCGCGCGGGGGCTGGCCGAGGGCTTCCTCGTCTCGGCCGCCGTGCTGCGCCACCTGCTGGCCGACCCGCTGCTGCCCACCGAGCTGCTGCCGGACGGCTGGCCGGGCGCGCGGCTACGGGCCCGCTACGACGCCTTCGACCGCCGCTACCGCGAGGTGCTGCAGGAGCACCTCAGAGGCTGA
- a CDS encoding glutamate--cysteine ligase, producing MGRDLDKERFTEAEYARFGERIREQLGVLRELLDTPGFGQGPVTIGAELELFLIDEDGRPLSRNDQVRDALGDDRVVLELGRYNLEVNLTPLPLAGRPFERLSAEVQETITKVDGAVRGGGALPIGILPTLDTEDFTLGAMSDQNRYRAMSRGLRRLRLEPFLVKIDDLELSVEDVILESANTSWQVHIRTPPERFARLFNAAQLAIGPVLAACGNSPFFLGRELWEETRIALMEEAADDRDVQRRERRDGRVTFGSDWVREGAHELFERYVQDYDPIVPDLTEGADRHEVPELRLHQGTIWQWNRPVYDPADGGHLRIEMRALPAGPSCADMAANTAFLLGLTLSQAERDLTGYRFATAYQNFYHAAMHGLDAKLSWPGMEGEHDAAELVLYLLPEARKGLLGAGVAPNDADRALDVIAQRTRLRRTGSVWQRETLARLGGDRRELVRRYRELALSGTPVHLWK from the coding sequence ATGGGAAGAGATCTGGATAAGGAGCGATTTACCGAGGCGGAGTATGCCCGCTTCGGGGAACGCATCCGGGAGCAGCTCGGCGTGCTGCGCGAGCTGCTCGACACCCCCGGCTTCGGCCAGGGACCGGTCACGATCGGGGCCGAGCTGGAGCTGTTCCTGATCGACGAGGACGGGCGGCCGCTGTCACGCAACGACCAGGTGCGTGACGCCCTGGGCGACGACCGCGTGGTGCTGGAGCTGGGCCGCTACAACCTCGAGGTGAACCTGACCCCGCTGCCCCTGGCGGGCAGGCCCTTCGAGCGGCTGAGCGCCGAGGTGCAGGAGACCATCACCAAGGTGGACGGCGCCGTGCGGGGCGGCGGCGCGCTGCCCATCGGCATCCTGCCCACGCTCGACACCGAGGACTTCACGCTGGGCGCGATGAGCGATCAGAACCGTTACCGGGCCATGAGCAGGGGCCTGCGGCGGCTGCGGCTGGAGCCGTTCCTGGTCAAGATCGACGACCTGGAGCTGTCGGTCGAGGACGTGATCCTGGAGAGCGCCAACACCTCCTGGCAGGTGCACATCCGTACGCCGCCCGAGCGGTTCGCCCGCCTGTTCAACGCCGCCCAGCTCGCCATCGGGCCGGTGCTGGCGGCGTGCGGGAACTCGCCGTTCTTCCTGGGGCGCGAGCTGTGGGAGGAGACCCGCATCGCGCTCATGGAGGAGGCCGCCGACGACCGGGACGTGCAGCGGCGCGAGCGCAGGGACGGGCGGGTGACGTTCGGCTCGGACTGGGTGCGCGAGGGCGCGCACGAGCTGTTCGAGCGGTACGTGCAGGACTACGACCCGATCGTGCCCGACCTCACCGAGGGCGCGGACCGGCACGAGGTGCCGGAGCTGCGGCTGCACCAGGGCACGATCTGGCAGTGGAACCGCCCCGTCTACGACCCCGCCGACGGCGGTCACCTGCGCATCGAGATGCGGGCGCTGCCCGCCGGGCCCTCCTGCGCGGACATGGCGGCGAACACGGCCTTCCTGCTCGGGCTGACGCTCTCGCAGGCCGAGCGGGACCTGACCGGGTACCGGTTCGCGACGGCGTACCAGAACTTCTACCACGCCGCCATGCACGGCCTGGACGCCAAGCTCTCCTGGCCGGGCATGGAGGGCGAGCACGACGCCGCGGAGCTGGTCCTGTACCTGCTGCCCGAGGCCAGGAAGGGGCTGCTGGGAGCCGGGGTGGCGCCGAACGACGCCGACCGGGCCCTGGACGTGATCGCGCAGCGGACCCGGCTGCGCCGCACCGGCTCGGTGTGGCAGCGGGAGACGCTGGCGCGCCTCGGCGGCGACCGGCGCGAGCTCGTGCGCCGCTACCGCGAGCTGGCACTCTCGGGGACGCCCGTGCATTTGTGGAAGTGA